In one window of Arachis ipaensis cultivar K30076 chromosome B06, Araip1.1, whole genome shotgun sequence DNA:
- the LOC107604801 gene encoding diphthine--ammonia ligase isoform X1, with protein sequence MKVVALVSGGKDSCYAMMKSIHYGHQIVALANLLPADDDVDELDSYMYQTVGHQIIVSYAECMGLPLFRRRIRGSTRHQELGYRTTQGDEVEDMFILLREVKRQIPEVTAVSSGAIASDYQRLRVESVCSRLDLVSLAYLWKQDQSLLLQEMIANGILAVIVKVAAMGLVPGNHLGKEIAFLNAYLHKLKDLYGINVCGEGGEYETLTLDCPLFINARIVLDEYQVVRHSSDSIAPVGILHPLKFHLEKKVDIQSLTSPDNISETSVQKLGTVFEVEDTLERCEDTFKPLDCSADPIDDLAHKFNISRTNNKRTLSLSCSLQYSCNDLREDLKTVLAKIESLLAGFGFGWENVVYILLYIDDMSKFSEANETYVKFITQQRCPFGVPSRSTVEMPLVEMGFSKAYMEVLASNNKDKKVLHVQSISSWAPSCIGPYSQATLHDNILHMAGQLGLDPPTMNLCSGGASAELELALRNCEAVAKCFRCSISTSAIMFVVYCSKRVSSSERDDMQEKLQTILRQMRIFQLQEQNTCKALDPVVLYVLVPDLPKSACVEIKPVLYVDDGTEIATETITESSGSEAAHYWGFKQENWHDSCIRKLVVPGKICAVTLSITSEDAAKICFNSVSADSVNDDQYLQHKSLMEKSSRFCFYLLDKVMTDNGFGWEDLMSLRIYIPASLQMSIDMLLPMFNKALLELSEASQKKVLNGEEPIFSIVPVIGAGRSASSMSNIITCELLAQKSWA encoded by the exons ATGAAGGTGGTGGCGCTCGTTAGTGGCGGCAAAGACAGCTGCTACGCTATGATGAAGTCCATTCACTATGGCCACCAg ATAGTTGCGTTGGCAAACTTGTTACCTGCTGATGATGACGTCGACGAGCTCGATAGCTACATGTACCAAACC GTTGGTCATCAAATTATTGTTAGCTACGCGGAATGCATGGGGTTGCCGCTGTTTAGGAGGCGAATTCGAGGATCAACAAG ACATCAAGAGCTTGGTTACAGAACAACCCAGGGTGATGAAGTTGAAGATATGTTTATTTTACTTCGTGAGGTGAAAAGGCAGATACCTGAAGTTACTGCAGTGTCTTCTGGGGCCATTGCATCTGACTATCAGAGATTGCGGGTGGAAAGTGTTTGTTCAAGGTTAGACCTTGTTTCTCTGGCATACTTATGGAAACAAGATCAATCATTGCTCCTCCAAGAAATG ATTGCAAATGGAATTTTGGCTGTGATTGTAAAG GTAGCCGCCATGGGTTTGGTGCCTGGAAATCACTTGGGTAAAGAAATAGCCTTCTTAAATGCTTATTTACACAAATTAAAAGA CTTATATGGAATTAATGTTTGTGGTGAAGGAGGGGAATATGAAACGTTAACTCTTGATTGCCCCCTCTTCATT AATGCTCGAATTGTGCTCGATGAATATCAAGTTGTGAGGCACTCTTCAGATTCCATAGCTCCTGTTGGAATCCTTCATCCATTGAAATTTCATTTGGAAAAGAAGGTAGATATTCAATCTTTAACATCACCAGACAACATAAGTGAAACTTCAGTTCAGAAACTGGGAACTGTGTTTGAAGTGGAAGACACTTTAGAAAGATGTGAAGACACATTTAAGCCGTTGGATTGCAGTGCTGACCCAATTGATGACTTGGCACATAAATTTAACATCTCAAGAacaaataacaagagaacactcTCCTTAAGTTGCTCGTTACAATATTCATGCAATG ATTTGCGGGAAGATTTGAAGACTGTTTTGGCAAAAATTGAATCACTATTAGCTGGCTTTGGCTTTGGATGGGAGAATGTTGTCTATATTCTCCTTTACATAGATGACATGAGTAAGTTCTCAGAGGCAAATGAGACATATGTGAAATTTATAACCCAACAGAGGTGTCCATTTGGTGTCCCATCACGTAGCACAGTTGAAATGCCTCTAGTAGAGATGGGTTTCAGCAAAGCATATATGGAAGTTCTTGCGTcaaataataaagataaaaaggtttTGCATGTACAGAGTATTTCCTCTTGGGCACCTAGTTGCATTGGGCCATACAGTCAG GCAACCTTGCATGATAATATACTTCATATGGCTGGTCAGTTGGGACTTGACCCTCCAACAATGAATCTTTGCAGTGGAGGTGCTAGTGCTGAACTGGAACTGGCTCTCAGAAACTGTGAAGCTGTGGCAAAATGCTTTCGTTGTTCAATATCCACATCAGCAATTATGTTTGTTGTTTACTGTTCTAAACGTGTCTCATCATCAGAGAGAGATGATATGCAGGAGAAACTACAAACAATCCTTAGGCAGATGAGGATCTTTCAGTTACAGGAACAAAACACCTGCAAAGCATTAGATCCCGTAGTCCTTTATGTCCTTGTTCCTGATCTACCTAAAAG TGCATGTGTAGAAATAAAGCCTGTTCTTTATGTTGACGATGGCACGGAGATAGCAACTGAGACCATAACAGAAAGTTCTGGTTCTGAAGCAGCCCACTACTGGGGTTTCAAGCAGGAAAATTGGCATGATTCTTGTATTCGGAAACTTGTGGTTCCAGGAAAGATTTGTGCTGTTACATTATCTATTACAAGTGAGGATGCTGCAAAGATATGTTTCAATTCTGTGTCTGCTGATTCTGTCAATGATGATCAATATCTTCAACATAAGTCGCTCATGGAGAAGTCATCAAGATTCTGCTTCTATCTTCTGGACAAAGTCATGACCGATAATGGTTTTGGCTGGGAAGATTTGATG AGTTTGAGGATCTATATCCCTGCAAGCCTTCAAATGTCGATAGATATGCTGCTGCCTATGTTCAACAAGGCTCTATTGGAACTTTCTGAAGCGAGTCAGAAGAAAGTTTTAAATGGCGAGGAGCCAATCTTCAGCATAGTTCCTGTCATCGGTGCTGGTAGGTCTGCTTCATCCATGTCCAATATAATAACTTGCGAATTACTCGCCCAGAAATCCTGGGCATAA
- the LOC107604801 gene encoding diphthine--ammonia ligase isoform X4: METRSIIAPPRNDCKWNFGCDCKAAMGLVPGNHLGKEIAFLNAYLHKLKDLYGINVCGEGGEYETLTLDCPLFINARIVLDEYQVVRHSSDSIAPVGILHPLKFHLEKKVDIQSLTSPDNISETSVQKLGTVFEVEDTLERCEDTFKPLDCSADPIDDLAHKFNISRTNNKRTLSLSCSLQYSCNDLREDLKTVLAKIESLLAGFGFGWENVVYILLYIDDMSKFSEANETYVKFITQQRCPFGVPSRSTVEMPLVEMGFSKAYMEVLASNNKDKKVLHVQSISSWAPSCIGPYSQATLHDNILHMAGQLGLDPPTMNLCSGGASAELELALRNCEAVAKCFRCSISTSAIMFVVYCSKRVSSSERDDMQEKLQTILRQMRIFQLQEQNTCKALDPVVLYVLVPDLPKSACVEIKPVLYVDDGTEIATETITESSGSEAAHYWGFKQENWHDSCIRKLVVPGKICAVTLSITSEDAAKICFNSVSADSVNDDQYLQHKSLMEKSSRFCFYLLDKVMTDNGFGWEDLMSLRIYIPASLQMSIDMLLPMFNKALLELSEASQKKVLNGEEPIFSIVPVIGAGRSASSMSNIITCELLAQKSWA, encoded by the exons ATGGAAACAAGATCAATCATTGCTCCTCCAAGAAATG ATTGCAAATGGAATTTTGGCTGTGATTGTAAAG CCGCCATGGGTTTGGTGCCTGGAAATCACTTGGGTAAAGAAATAGCCTTCTTAAATGCTTATTTACACAAATTAAAAGA CTTATATGGAATTAATGTTTGTGGTGAAGGAGGGGAATATGAAACGTTAACTCTTGATTGCCCCCTCTTCATT AATGCTCGAATTGTGCTCGATGAATATCAAGTTGTGAGGCACTCTTCAGATTCCATAGCTCCTGTTGGAATCCTTCATCCATTGAAATTTCATTTGGAAAAGAAGGTAGATATTCAATCTTTAACATCACCAGACAACATAAGTGAAACTTCAGTTCAGAAACTGGGAACTGTGTTTGAAGTGGAAGACACTTTAGAAAGATGTGAAGACACATTTAAGCCGTTGGATTGCAGTGCTGACCCAATTGATGACTTGGCACATAAATTTAACATCTCAAGAacaaataacaagagaacactcTCCTTAAGTTGCTCGTTACAATATTCATGCAATG ATTTGCGGGAAGATTTGAAGACTGTTTTGGCAAAAATTGAATCACTATTAGCTGGCTTTGGCTTTGGATGGGAGAATGTTGTCTATATTCTCCTTTACATAGATGACATGAGTAAGTTCTCAGAGGCAAATGAGACATATGTGAAATTTATAACCCAACAGAGGTGTCCATTTGGTGTCCCATCACGTAGCACAGTTGAAATGCCTCTAGTAGAGATGGGTTTCAGCAAAGCATATATGGAAGTTCTTGCGTcaaataataaagataaaaaggtttTGCATGTACAGAGTATTTCCTCTTGGGCACCTAGTTGCATTGGGCCATACAGTCAG GCAACCTTGCATGATAATATACTTCATATGGCTGGTCAGTTGGGACTTGACCCTCCAACAATGAATCTTTGCAGTGGAGGTGCTAGTGCTGAACTGGAACTGGCTCTCAGAAACTGTGAAGCTGTGGCAAAATGCTTTCGTTGTTCAATATCCACATCAGCAATTATGTTTGTTGTTTACTGTTCTAAACGTGTCTCATCATCAGAGAGAGATGATATGCAGGAGAAACTACAAACAATCCTTAGGCAGATGAGGATCTTTCAGTTACAGGAACAAAACACCTGCAAAGCATTAGATCCCGTAGTCCTTTATGTCCTTGTTCCTGATCTACCTAAAAG TGCATGTGTAGAAATAAAGCCTGTTCTTTATGTTGACGATGGCACGGAGATAGCAACTGAGACCATAACAGAAAGTTCTGGTTCTGAAGCAGCCCACTACTGGGGTTTCAAGCAGGAAAATTGGCATGATTCTTGTATTCGGAAACTTGTGGTTCCAGGAAAGATTTGTGCTGTTACATTATCTATTACAAGTGAGGATGCTGCAAAGATATGTTTCAATTCTGTGTCTGCTGATTCTGTCAATGATGATCAATATCTTCAACATAAGTCGCTCATGGAGAAGTCATCAAGATTCTGCTTCTATCTTCTGGACAAAGTCATGACCGATAATGGTTTTGGCTGGGAAGATTTGATG AGTTTGAGGATCTATATCCCTGCAAGCCTTCAAATGTCGATAGATATGCTGCTGCCTATGTTCAACAAGGCTCTATTGGAACTTTCTGAAGCGAGTCAGAAGAAAGTTTTAAATGGCGAGGAGCCAATCTTCAGCATAGTTCCTGTCATCGGTGCTGGTAGGTCTGCTTCATCCATGTCCAATATAATAACTTGCGAATTACTCGCCCAGAAATCCTGGGCATAA
- the LOC107604801 gene encoding diphthine--ammonia ligase isoform X2 — protein MYQTVGHQIIVSYAECMGLPLFRRRIRGSTRHQELGYRTTQGDEVEDMFILLREVKRQIPEVTAVSSGAIASDYQRLRVESVCSRLDLVSLAYLWKQDQSLLLQEMIANGILAVIVKVAAMGLVPGNHLGKEIAFLNAYLHKLKDLYGINVCGEGGEYETLTLDCPLFINARIVLDEYQVVRHSSDSIAPVGILHPLKFHLEKKVDIQSLTSPDNISETSVQKLGTVFEVEDTLERCEDTFKPLDCSADPIDDLAHKFNISRTNNKRTLSLSCSLQYSCNDLREDLKTVLAKIESLLAGFGFGWENVVYILLYIDDMSKFSEANETYVKFITQQRCPFGVPSRSTVEMPLVEMGFSKAYMEVLASNNKDKKVLHVQSISSWAPSCIGPYSQATLHDNILHMAGQLGLDPPTMNLCSGGASAELELALRNCEAVAKCFRCSISTSAIMFVVYCSKRVSSSERDDMQEKLQTILRQMRIFQLQEQNTCKALDPVVLYVLVPDLPKSACVEIKPVLYVDDGTEIATETITESSGSEAAHYWGFKQENWHDSCIRKLVVPGKICAVTLSITSEDAAKICFNSVSADSVNDDQYLQHKSLMEKSSRFCFYLLDKVMTDNGFGWEDLMSLRIYIPASLQMSIDMLLPMFNKALLELSEASQKKVLNGEEPIFSIVPVIGAGRSASSMSNIITCELLAQKSWA, from the exons ATGTACCAAACC GTTGGTCATCAAATTATTGTTAGCTACGCGGAATGCATGGGGTTGCCGCTGTTTAGGAGGCGAATTCGAGGATCAACAAG ACATCAAGAGCTTGGTTACAGAACAACCCAGGGTGATGAAGTTGAAGATATGTTTATTTTACTTCGTGAGGTGAAAAGGCAGATACCTGAAGTTACTGCAGTGTCTTCTGGGGCCATTGCATCTGACTATCAGAGATTGCGGGTGGAAAGTGTTTGTTCAAGGTTAGACCTTGTTTCTCTGGCATACTTATGGAAACAAGATCAATCATTGCTCCTCCAAGAAATG ATTGCAAATGGAATTTTGGCTGTGATTGTAAAG GTAGCCGCCATGGGTTTGGTGCCTGGAAATCACTTGGGTAAAGAAATAGCCTTCTTAAATGCTTATTTACACAAATTAAAAGA CTTATATGGAATTAATGTTTGTGGTGAAGGAGGGGAATATGAAACGTTAACTCTTGATTGCCCCCTCTTCATT AATGCTCGAATTGTGCTCGATGAATATCAAGTTGTGAGGCACTCTTCAGATTCCATAGCTCCTGTTGGAATCCTTCATCCATTGAAATTTCATTTGGAAAAGAAGGTAGATATTCAATCTTTAACATCACCAGACAACATAAGTGAAACTTCAGTTCAGAAACTGGGAACTGTGTTTGAAGTGGAAGACACTTTAGAAAGATGTGAAGACACATTTAAGCCGTTGGATTGCAGTGCTGACCCAATTGATGACTTGGCACATAAATTTAACATCTCAAGAacaaataacaagagaacactcTCCTTAAGTTGCTCGTTACAATATTCATGCAATG ATTTGCGGGAAGATTTGAAGACTGTTTTGGCAAAAATTGAATCACTATTAGCTGGCTTTGGCTTTGGATGGGAGAATGTTGTCTATATTCTCCTTTACATAGATGACATGAGTAAGTTCTCAGAGGCAAATGAGACATATGTGAAATTTATAACCCAACAGAGGTGTCCATTTGGTGTCCCATCACGTAGCACAGTTGAAATGCCTCTAGTAGAGATGGGTTTCAGCAAAGCATATATGGAAGTTCTTGCGTcaaataataaagataaaaaggtttTGCATGTACAGAGTATTTCCTCTTGGGCACCTAGTTGCATTGGGCCATACAGTCAG GCAACCTTGCATGATAATATACTTCATATGGCTGGTCAGTTGGGACTTGACCCTCCAACAATGAATCTTTGCAGTGGAGGTGCTAGTGCTGAACTGGAACTGGCTCTCAGAAACTGTGAAGCTGTGGCAAAATGCTTTCGTTGTTCAATATCCACATCAGCAATTATGTTTGTTGTTTACTGTTCTAAACGTGTCTCATCATCAGAGAGAGATGATATGCAGGAGAAACTACAAACAATCCTTAGGCAGATGAGGATCTTTCAGTTACAGGAACAAAACACCTGCAAAGCATTAGATCCCGTAGTCCTTTATGTCCTTGTTCCTGATCTACCTAAAAG TGCATGTGTAGAAATAAAGCCTGTTCTTTATGTTGACGATGGCACGGAGATAGCAACTGAGACCATAACAGAAAGTTCTGGTTCTGAAGCAGCCCACTACTGGGGTTTCAAGCAGGAAAATTGGCATGATTCTTGTATTCGGAAACTTGTGGTTCCAGGAAAGATTTGTGCTGTTACATTATCTATTACAAGTGAGGATGCTGCAAAGATATGTTTCAATTCTGTGTCTGCTGATTCTGTCAATGATGATCAATATCTTCAACATAAGTCGCTCATGGAGAAGTCATCAAGATTCTGCTTCTATCTTCTGGACAAAGTCATGACCGATAATGGTTTTGGCTGGGAAGATTTGATG AGTTTGAGGATCTATATCCCTGCAAGCCTTCAAATGTCGATAGATATGCTGCTGCCTATGTTCAACAAGGCTCTATTGGAACTTTCTGAAGCGAGTCAGAAGAAAGTTTTAAATGGCGAGGAGCCAATCTTCAGCATAGTTCCTGTCATCGGTGCTGGTAGGTCTGCTTCATCCATGTCCAATATAATAACTTGCGAATTACTCGCCCAGAAATCCTGGGCATAA
- the LOC107604801 gene encoding diphthine--ammonia ligase isoform X3 has product MMTSTSSIATCTKPHQELGYRTTQGDEVEDMFILLREVKRQIPEVTAVSSGAIASDYQRLRVESVCSRLDLVSLAYLWKQDQSLLLQEMIANGILAVIVKVAAMGLVPGNHLGKEIAFLNAYLHKLKDLYGINVCGEGGEYETLTLDCPLFINARIVLDEYQVVRHSSDSIAPVGILHPLKFHLEKKVDIQSLTSPDNISETSVQKLGTVFEVEDTLERCEDTFKPLDCSADPIDDLAHKFNISRTNNKRTLSLSCSLQYSCNDLREDLKTVLAKIESLLAGFGFGWENVVYILLYIDDMSKFSEANETYVKFITQQRCPFGVPSRSTVEMPLVEMGFSKAYMEVLASNNKDKKVLHVQSISSWAPSCIGPYSQATLHDNILHMAGQLGLDPPTMNLCSGGASAELELALRNCEAVAKCFRCSISTSAIMFVVYCSKRVSSSERDDMQEKLQTILRQMRIFQLQEQNTCKALDPVVLYVLVPDLPKSACVEIKPVLYVDDGTEIATETITESSGSEAAHYWGFKQENWHDSCIRKLVVPGKICAVTLSITSEDAAKICFNSVSADSVNDDQYLQHKSLMEKSSRFCFYLLDKVMTDNGFGWEDLMSLRIYIPASLQMSIDMLLPMFNKALLELSEASQKKVLNGEEPIFSIVPVIGAGRSASSMSNIITCELLAQKSWA; this is encoded by the exons ATGATGACGTCGACGAGCTCGATAGCTACATGTACCAAACC ACATCAAGAGCTTGGTTACAGAACAACCCAGGGTGATGAAGTTGAAGATATGTTTATTTTACTTCGTGAGGTGAAAAGGCAGATACCTGAAGTTACTGCAGTGTCTTCTGGGGCCATTGCATCTGACTATCAGAGATTGCGGGTGGAAAGTGTTTGTTCAAGGTTAGACCTTGTTTCTCTGGCATACTTATGGAAACAAGATCAATCATTGCTCCTCCAAGAAATG ATTGCAAATGGAATTTTGGCTGTGATTGTAAAG GTAGCCGCCATGGGTTTGGTGCCTGGAAATCACTTGGGTAAAGAAATAGCCTTCTTAAATGCTTATTTACACAAATTAAAAGA CTTATATGGAATTAATGTTTGTGGTGAAGGAGGGGAATATGAAACGTTAACTCTTGATTGCCCCCTCTTCATT AATGCTCGAATTGTGCTCGATGAATATCAAGTTGTGAGGCACTCTTCAGATTCCATAGCTCCTGTTGGAATCCTTCATCCATTGAAATTTCATTTGGAAAAGAAGGTAGATATTCAATCTTTAACATCACCAGACAACATAAGTGAAACTTCAGTTCAGAAACTGGGAACTGTGTTTGAAGTGGAAGACACTTTAGAAAGATGTGAAGACACATTTAAGCCGTTGGATTGCAGTGCTGACCCAATTGATGACTTGGCACATAAATTTAACATCTCAAGAacaaataacaagagaacactcTCCTTAAGTTGCTCGTTACAATATTCATGCAATG ATTTGCGGGAAGATTTGAAGACTGTTTTGGCAAAAATTGAATCACTATTAGCTGGCTTTGGCTTTGGATGGGAGAATGTTGTCTATATTCTCCTTTACATAGATGACATGAGTAAGTTCTCAGAGGCAAATGAGACATATGTGAAATTTATAACCCAACAGAGGTGTCCATTTGGTGTCCCATCACGTAGCACAGTTGAAATGCCTCTAGTAGAGATGGGTTTCAGCAAAGCATATATGGAAGTTCTTGCGTcaaataataaagataaaaaggtttTGCATGTACAGAGTATTTCCTCTTGGGCACCTAGTTGCATTGGGCCATACAGTCAG GCAACCTTGCATGATAATATACTTCATATGGCTGGTCAGTTGGGACTTGACCCTCCAACAATGAATCTTTGCAGTGGAGGTGCTAGTGCTGAACTGGAACTGGCTCTCAGAAACTGTGAAGCTGTGGCAAAATGCTTTCGTTGTTCAATATCCACATCAGCAATTATGTTTGTTGTTTACTGTTCTAAACGTGTCTCATCATCAGAGAGAGATGATATGCAGGAGAAACTACAAACAATCCTTAGGCAGATGAGGATCTTTCAGTTACAGGAACAAAACACCTGCAAAGCATTAGATCCCGTAGTCCTTTATGTCCTTGTTCCTGATCTACCTAAAAG TGCATGTGTAGAAATAAAGCCTGTTCTTTATGTTGACGATGGCACGGAGATAGCAACTGAGACCATAACAGAAAGTTCTGGTTCTGAAGCAGCCCACTACTGGGGTTTCAAGCAGGAAAATTGGCATGATTCTTGTATTCGGAAACTTGTGGTTCCAGGAAAGATTTGTGCTGTTACATTATCTATTACAAGTGAGGATGCTGCAAAGATATGTTTCAATTCTGTGTCTGCTGATTCTGTCAATGATGATCAATATCTTCAACATAAGTCGCTCATGGAGAAGTCATCAAGATTCTGCTTCTATCTTCTGGACAAAGTCATGACCGATAATGGTTTTGGCTGGGAAGATTTGATG AGTTTGAGGATCTATATCCCTGCAAGCCTTCAAATGTCGATAGATATGCTGCTGCCTATGTTCAACAAGGCTCTATTGGAACTTTCTGAAGCGAGTCAGAAGAAAGTTTTAAATGGCGAGGAGCCAATCTTCAGCATAGTTCCTGTCATCGGTGCTGGTAGGTCTGCTTCATCCATGTCCAATATAATAACTTGCGAATTACTCGCCCAGAAATCCTGGGCATAA